In Candidatus Anstonellales archaeon, one DNA window encodes the following:
- a CDS encoding class I SAM-dependent methyltransferase — MINKNREYYSKKGKKIYADFLTFASSDTAIAKCTAKHFLQSFKAKTKKYSIAEFGVGNGNFAYQFLDYITKKRADLDISYSLFDFSKQMLKDAQKRLLRFKKLCNLIVFDAERDKLENFKFDFVVMNELISDLKVELHSKNCLPRDRKKREIVLKFLDRLEDNRKIPFNFKACNFLTNIFANLNSNGFIHVFDYGFYHRSDILDCDIDIWNSFICREYGQQITCDVNFPLLTAIMKAQGGICKIEKQRRFIERFIGHNVRVKEKKDGLYYIKSYDNIIEDDDFYHLQIKKP; from the coding sequence TTGATAAATAAAAACAGAGAGTATTATTCAAAAAAAGGGAAGAAGATTTATGCGGATTTCCTAACCTTTGCGAGTTCCGATACGGCTATTGCAAAATGCACTGCAAAACATTTTTTGCAGAGTTTCAAAGCAAAGACAAAAAAATATTCAATAGCAGAATTTGGTGTTGGGAATGGAAATTTTGCATATCAGTTTTTGGATTATATTACCAAAAAGAGAGCAGACCTTGACATTTCATATTCCCTTTTTGACTTTTCTAAACAAATGTTAAAAGATGCACAAAAAAGGCTCCTTAGATTTAAAAAATTGTGTAATCTCATAGTTTTTGATGCCGAAAGGGATAAGCTAGAAAATTTCAAATTTGATTTTGTTGTAATGAACGAACTAATTTCCGATTTAAAAGTAGAGCTTCATTCCAAAAATTGTTTACCTCGAGATAGAAAAAAAAGAGAGATAGTCCTGAAGTTTCTTGATCGACTAGAAGATAACCGTAAAATACCATTTAATTTTAAAGCCTGTAATTTTTTGACCAATATTTTTGCAAATTTAAATTCAAATGGGTTCATCCACGTATTTGATTATGGCTTTTATCATCGCTCCGATATCTTAGATTGCGATATCGATATATGGAATTCATTTATTTGTAGGGAATACGGCCAGCAGATAACATGCGATGTCAATTTTCCTCTTCTGACTGCAATAATGAAGGCCCAGGGGGGGATATGTAAAATAGAGAAGCAACGCAGATTTATAGAAAGATTTATAGGTCATAACGTTAGAGTAAAAGAAAAAAAGGATGGGCTTTATTATATAAAATCTTATGACAATATTATTGAGGATGACGACTTTTATCATCTCCAAATAAAAAAACCATAG
- a CDS encoding MFS transporter has protein sequence MISNFRILKFHTFNVIDSFLVAAFTVLVPLSLNARNIDLVSIGWIVALLPLIFTVSRVIFASIADGIGTKPFFIFNAAAGTVASFLYMNATNIVSYSAGRILEGLRGGAIWAVNRLEAMKLTQEKRVEDEFARLASTRLFAFGAGTIISGFVVFYIGFELTFMFLGILSFILFLLSFSLGTSRLFREDVNKIVERLDLRKKSARLWKMAIYMLPAMPATSLPLGFLLPLYLNKMNFNYSQIGVLIGAYYLISSFAFPITKKAGLPIKRLALLCFAFFSVGVLLLSFKKSIWLGVGMMAFGDGLGSILWERFIVKGTYRSKTAATDVGLLHVPAHLATTFFLAVSGYLVESLGFINSFYICALLMGIYCFFAAKELY, from the coding sequence ATGATCTCAAACTTTAGGATTCTTAAATTTCATACCTTCAATGTTATAGACTCTTTCTTAGTAGCAGCCTTTACTGTACTGGTGCCGCTTTCACTTAACGCAAGAAACATAGATCTCGTTTCGATAGGCTGGATAGTTGCATTATTGCCTCTTATTTTTACAGTATCAAGAGTCATCTTTGCTTCAATTGCAGATGGAATCGGTACTAAACCATTTTTTATTTTCAATGCTGCAGCAGGCACGGTAGCCTCATTCTTGTATATGAATGCTACAAACATCGTATCTTATAGTGCAGGTCGAATTTTGGAAGGTCTCAGAGGAGGCGCCATTTGGGCAGTAAACCGACTCGAAGCGATGAAGCTTACCCAAGAGAAAAGGGTAGAAGATGAGTTTGCAAGACTCGCATCCACAAGGCTTTTTGCTTTTGGTGCAGGAACAATAATATCTGGATTCGTTGTTTTCTATATAGGTTTTGAGCTTACATTTATGTTTCTTGGTATCCTCTCGTTTATACTCTTTTTGTTAAGTTTTTCTCTAGGTACTAGCAGACTTTTCAGGGAAGATGTAAATAAAATTGTTGAAAGACTTGACTTGCGAAAAAAAAGTGCTAGACTATGGAAGATGGCTATCTATATGCTCCCGGCAATGCCCGCAACCTCACTTCCTTTAGGCTTTCTGCTACCACTTTACTTAAATAAAATGAACTTTAATTATAGCCAAATCGGAGTTTTGATTGGAGCTTACTATTTAATTTCTTCTTTTGCTTTTCCTATTACAAAGAAAGCAGGATTACCCATAAAGCGATTAGCACTCTTATGCTTTGCTTTCTTTTCAGTTGGAGTACTCTTACTTTCTTTTAAAAAAAGTATATGGCTTGGGGTCGGAATGATGGCTTTTGGTGATGGTCTAGGCTCCATTTTGTGGGAAAGATTTATAGTTAAAGGAACTTACCGATCAAAAACTGCTGCAACCGATGTTGGTCTTTTACATGTGCCTGCCCATCTTGCTACAACCTTTTTCCTTGCCGTTTCAGGTTATTTAGTCGAATCACTCGGTTTTATAAACAGTTTTTATATTTGTGCTCTACTTATGGGCATATACTGTTTTTTTGCTGCTAAAGAATTATACTAG
- a CDS encoding MGMT family protein, producing MRELRKLTRFERTVLLECLKIPKGEVRTYMDIAKSIGRNKACRAVGNALSKNPFPLLIPCHRVIKSNGKVGGYLGKSDETQKKRLLKKEGWRG from the coding sequence ATGAGAGAACTTAGAAAGCTTACACGGTTTGAAAGGACGGTGTTGTTAGAATGCTTGAAGATACCGAAAGGTGAGGTTAGAACCTACATGGACATAGCCAAAAGTATCGGAAGAAATAAAGCATGCCGCGCTGTCGGAAATGCCTTATCTAAAAATCCCTTTCCCCTACTTATCCCCTGTCACCGCGTAATTAAATCTAATGGCAAAGTTGGAGGGTACTTAGGAAAGAGTGATGAGACTCAAAAAAAGAGATTACTGAAAAAAGAGGGCTGGAGAGGATAA
- the gyrA gene encoding DNA gyrase subunit A has translation MSGDVISVRPIEKEMEESYMDYAMSVIVGRALPDIRDGLKPVHRRILYAMYELGMTHDKPYKKSARVVGEVLGKYHPHGDVAIYETLVRMAQDFNLRYPLIDGQGNFGSIDGDNAAAMRYTEARMAKIAEEMLSDIEKDTVLFQPNFDATLKEPTVLPAKIPNLLINGSSGIAVGMATNIPPYNLCEVVDAICALIDNPNIPNEELIQIIPGPDFPTGGIILGRGGCAASFATGRGLIRLRAVADIVEDDKNGRRVIKITQIPYQIQKAQLIEEIANLVNEKKIEGIGGIYDRSDKEGLCIEIELKRSADPRIVLNYLYAHSSLETTFGAINLALVNGKPEVLSVPQMLKCFILHRVEVIRKRSTFELKAAQERTHILEGLKVAIENIDSVVKIIKSSTSPTSAKELLEKEFHLSDKQAQAILEMKLSRLTSLEHEKIIEEHLELQKNIAWLTSILEDEKKILQIVKEESIDMKKKYGDVRRTKIVEFEGDLDIEDLVPDEQVAIIITNSNYIKRISLSEYKLQKRGGKGIIGVEVKEEDIVKDIIIASTHDNLLFFTKKGMVHWLKVYKIPSGNRYSLGRAIVNLLQIEDDRTTACMPVREFKEGEYIIMVTERGIVKRSDIMDYSKPRKGGIIAINLKEGDKLISAKKTYGKAEIILGTKKGYAIRFVEDEIREIGRTGQGVIGIRLEKDDAVIGMALNDKPTLLSVTENGYGKRTLVSEYRLQKRGGYGVFNIKTAGRNGYVIDIRTVSDEDEIILVSSRGKVIRVPVSNIPIIGRNTAGVRIMRLEEGEKVVGVAEISKNNSFQNQTL, from the coding sequence ATGAGTGGAGATGTAATTAGCGTTCGCCCAATCGAAAAAGAAATGGAAGAGTCTTATATGGATTATGCCATGAGCGTAATCGTGGGTAGAGCTCTTCCTGACATTAGAGATGGGTTAAAACCCGTTCATAGGCGCATATTGTATGCTATGTATGAACTCGGGATGACTCATGATAAGCCCTATAAAAAATCAGCGCGCGTTGTAGGAGAAGTTCTTGGTAAATACCATCCACATGGAGATGTGGCGATATATGAAACCTTAGTTCGTATGGCACAAGACTTCAATCTTAGATATCCACTTATTGATGGTCAAGGAAACTTTGGAAGCATTGATGGCGATAACGCGGCTGCAATGAGGTATACAGAAGCAAGAATGGCAAAAATAGCTGAGGAGATGCTTTCTGACATAGAAAAAGACACAGTCTTATTTCAGCCAAATTTTGATGCAACCTTAAAAGAACCAACCGTACTTCCAGCAAAGATACCTAACCTTCTTATTAACGGTTCTTCGGGCATAGCTGTCGGCATGGCTACCAACATTCCCCCATATAATCTGTGTGAGGTTGTAGACGCAATCTGCGCACTGATAGACAACCCTAATATACCCAACGAAGAACTAATCCAGATTATACCTGGACCTGATTTTCCAACAGGCGGAATAATTTTGGGAAGAGGCGGCTGTGCAGCTTCATTTGCCACTGGGAGAGGTTTAATACGATTACGAGCAGTGGCGGACATAGTTGAAGATGATAAAAATGGAAGGCGTGTAATCAAGATTACTCAAATTCCTTATCAAATTCAAAAGGCTCAGCTTATAGAAGAGATAGCTAATCTAGTAAACGAAAAGAAAATAGAGGGGATTGGAGGTATATATGACAGGTCAGATAAAGAAGGTCTTTGTATCGAGATAGAGTTAAAGCGTAGTGCTGACCCTCGCATAGTATTAAACTATCTTTATGCTCACAGTTCTCTTGAAACTACTTTTGGAGCAATTAATCTTGCTTTGGTAAATGGAAAACCAGAAGTGCTTTCAGTTCCGCAAATGCTCAAATGTTTTATTCTTCATCGTGTAGAAGTAATCAGAAAAAGGTCTACTTTTGAATTAAAAGCTGCTCAGGAAAGAACACATATATTGGAAGGACTAAAAGTGGCAATTGAGAATATAGACTCAGTTGTCAAAATTATAAAGTCATCAACTAGCCCCACATCAGCAAAGGAATTGCTTGAAAAAGAATTTCATCTCTCCGACAAACAAGCTCAAGCAATACTAGAAATGAAGCTTTCGCGTCTCACTTCACTTGAACATGAGAAAATTATTGAAGAGCATCTAGAACTTCAGAAAAACATAGCTTGGTTGACTTCAATTTTGGAAGATGAAAAAAAGATTTTACAAATAGTCAAAGAAGAATCAATAGATATGAAGAAAAAGTATGGCGATGTACGAAGAACTAAGATAGTTGAGTTTGAGGGCGATTTGGATATTGAAGACCTTGTTCCAGATGAACAAGTTGCAATAATAATAACTAATTCGAACTACATCAAACGAATTTCGCTCTCCGAGTATAAACTCCAGAAACGGGGAGGGAAAGGGATAATTGGAGTGGAAGTGAAGGAGGAGGATATAGTAAAGGATATCATAATTGCATCAACACATGACAACCTTTTGTTTTTTACGAAAAAGGGTATGGTGCACTGGTTGAAGGTTTACAAAATACCCTCAGGCAACCGTTACTCTTTGGGGCGTGCTATAGTAAACCTCCTTCAAATAGAGGATGACAGAACAACTGCATGTATGCCTGTCCGAGAATTTAAGGAAGGCGAGTATATTATTATGGTAACAGAGAGAGGAATAGTTAAAAGAAGCGATATAATGGACTATTCCAAACCAAGGAAAGGGGGGATAATAGCAATCAACCTTAAAGAGGGGGATAAGCTAATATCAGCAAAAAAGACTTACGGAAAAGCTGAGATAATACTTGGAACAAAAAAGGGCTATGCAATAAGATTTGTAGAAGATGAGATAAGGGAGATAGGGCGAACAGGACAGGGAGTAATTGGAATACGCCTTGAAAAAGATGACGCAGTAATCGGCATGGCATTAAACGACAAGCCAACACTCCTATCTGTAACAGAAAATGGTTATGGAAAAAGGACACTTGTTTCAGAATATAGATTACAAAAACGAGGAGGTTATGGGGTATTTAATATCAAAACAGCTGGACGAAACGGATACGTCATAGATATAAGAACAGTTTCAGATGAAGATGAGATTATTCTTGTCTCTTCAAGGGGGAAGGTTATTCGAGTTCCTGTTTCTAACATCCCAATAATTGGAAGAAATACTGCAGGTGTAAGAATTATGCGTTTGGAAGAAGGAGAAAAGGTAGTTGGAGTAGCAGAAATCAGCAAAAATAACTCTTTTCAGAATCAGACGCTTTGA
- the gyrB gene encoding DNA topoisomerase (ATP-hydrolyzing) subunit B — protein MVESSLHINSDYRAEHIQILEDLEAVRKRPAMYVGDTGTRGFHHLAYEVIDNAIDEAQAGFCTKIRVRLLPNNEIEISDNGRGIPTDIHPKTNKSAMEVVCTALHAGGKFDNKTYKISGGLHGVGLSVVNALSEKFQMFVKRDGKLYFFECSKGKKLGDAKEIGKADDTGTTILFKPDNEIFSVSEFSYEILENRLKELAFLNKGVTIELSDERSPASPKTDVFKFEGGIKAFVEYINRNKEPLHPIIYLEKLEKGIFVEVAIQYTATYNENIYTFANNINTQEGGFHLVGFKTALTRVINDYIKENNILKGNIRLSGDDLKEGLSAIVSVKLPNPQFEGQTKTKLGNTEVRGIVESVVFESLKRYFEENPVDARAIITKAISAMEAREASQKARELIRRKSALESSLLPGKLADCSERDPTKSELFIVEGDSAGGSAKQGRDRRFQAILPLRGKILNVEKSQINRILSNQEIRNLITALGTNFGEEFDITKLRYHKIIIMTDADVDGAHIRTLLLTFFYRQMKTLVERGHVYIANPPLYKIKKGKVEKYAYSEAEKEEIFRELGNEGLSIQRYKGLGEMNPQQLWETTMNPKNRILHRVTIEDAIKADELFTILMGEVVDPRRRFIEEHALLVKNLDV, from the coding sequence ATGGTTGAAAGCTCGCTTCATATTAATAGCGATTATCGAGCTGAACATATACAGATCCTAGAAGATTTAGAGGCAGTTAGAAAACGGCCAGCGATGTATGTTGGTGATACTGGAACTCGCGGCTTTCATCATCTTGCATACGAAGTTATTGACAATGCCATAGATGAAGCCCAAGCGGGTTTTTGCACTAAAATTAGAGTGCGTTTACTTCCAAATAACGAAATTGAAATATCGGACAATGGGAGAGGGATACCTACCGATATACATCCCAAGACAAATAAAAGTGCAATGGAGGTTGTATGTACAGCTCTCCATGCCGGAGGAAAGTTTGACAACAAAACATACAAAATTTCCGGAGGGCTGCATGGTGTAGGTCTTTCTGTTGTAAATGCGCTCTCTGAAAAATTCCAGATGTTTGTAAAGAGGGATGGAAAACTGTATTTTTTCGAATGCTCAAAGGGAAAAAAATTGGGAGATGCAAAGGAAATAGGAAAGGCTGACGATACAGGAACGACTATCTTATTTAAGCCAGATAATGAGATTTTTTCTGTTTCAGAATTTTCTTACGAGATACTTGAAAATAGACTGAAAGAGTTAGCTTTCCTTAATAAAGGAGTAACTATAGAGCTGTCTGACGAGAGATCTCCGGCTAGCCCGAAAACGGACGTTTTCAAATTCGAAGGCGGAATAAAGGCTTTTGTAGAATACATAAACCGAAATAAAGAACCACTCCATCCTATTATATATCTTGAGAAGTTAGAAAAAGGTATTTTCGTTGAGGTTGCAATCCAATACACGGCCACATATAACGAAAACATCTATACTTTTGCAAATAATATAAATACTCAAGAAGGCGGTTTTCATCTTGTAGGCTTCAAGACTGCGCTTACACGTGTAATAAACGACTATATTAAAGAAAACAATATCTTAAAAGGAAACATTAGGCTTTCAGGAGACGACCTTAAGGAAGGTCTTTCCGCTATCGTATCTGTAAAACTCCCAAATCCGCAATTTGAAGGACAAACTAAAACAAAGTTAGGGAACACTGAAGTTAGGGGAATTGTAGAATCTGTCGTTTTTGAATCTCTTAAAAGATATTTCGAAGAAAATCCTGTTGACGCGCGTGCTATCATAACAAAAGCTATTTCTGCAATGGAAGCAAGGGAAGCCTCTCAAAAAGCTCGCGAACTAATAAGACGGAAAAGTGCACTTGAAAGTTCATTACTTCCAGGAAAGTTAGCTGACTGTTCAGAACGCGACCCGACAAAATCAGAATTGTTTATAGTGGAAGGAGATTCTGCAGGTGGAAGCGCAAAGCAGGGACGTGATCGGCGTTTTCAAGCAATACTACCCCTTCGTGGTAAAATATTAAACGTAGAAAAAAGTCAGATTAATAGGATACTTTCAAATCAAGAAATACGTAACCTCATAACTGCGCTTGGTACAAATTTTGGAGAAGAGTTTGATATAACAAAACTTCGCTATCATAAAATAATAATTATGACGGATGCCGATGTTGATGGTGCACATATACGTACTCTCCTTCTTACTTTTTTTTATCGGCAGATGAAAACATTAGTAGAAAGGGGGCACGTTTACATAGCGAACCCCCCCTTATACAAAATCAAGAAAGGTAAGGTTGAAAAGTACGCTTATTCTGAAGCTGAAAAAGAAGAAATATTCCGAGAACTCGGAAACGAGGGACTCTCAATTCAAAGATACAAGGGCCTTGGTGAGATGAACCCTCAACAACTTTGGGAAACAACTATGAATCCAAAAAATAGAATTCTGCACAGAGTAACAATTGAGGATGCTATAAAAGCTGACGAATTGTTCACAATACTAATGGGTGAAGTTGTAGATCCAAGAAGGAGGTTTATAGAGGAGCATGCACTTTTGGTTAAGAATCTCGATGTTTAG